From a region of the uncultured Draconibacterium sp. genome:
- a CDS encoding aspartyl protease family protein, giving the protein MKPIKWNKIKIIVLMALLALLVVPNTSFAQDTKSQALDQNISIYAEDEPLSDVIEKICKYLDIDYSYNAEMVADKKISLNVSNKPLKYVLDKLMKDFYLLFEIEDNLLVVRDYVPIDESMEYENTTQQFASTNRGFLFDNPRDKQITIKFKSASNLIIIPVNINDSDTLNFILDTGVRYPIITELPFINKLNLNYMMPVKVQGLGEGESLTAYRSGNNVMHIDGLTARNQEVQMIIDENFQISHMLGIPVHGLIGFNLFKDYIVKVDYLNEKLVLYKPEYFKYRDRKKDIIMPLHFDGNKPFVRTTIVTDEMKEVPVKLLVDTGASDALWLSENSDERINLPQQHIETFLGRGLNGDLYGTKGRIDAIWVGPLLLTKPIVAFPNSKQIDSLISVNGRNGTIGAEILRRFYVTIDYRNSRLTLRPNHKIREDFNYNMSGMEVTNPMPGLPIFTIADIRENSPAHIAGLQENDQIIRINSSNHQSLELNDINLLLQSREDKKIKLTVLRDGEEFKTSFELKKMF; this is encoded by the coding sequence ATGAAACCAATAAAATGGAATAAAATAAAAATTATTGTCCTAATGGCCTTGCTGGCATTGTTAGTGGTACCTAACACCAGTTTTGCTCAGGATACAAAAAGCCAAGCGCTCGATCAAAACATCAGTATTTATGCTGAAGACGAGCCTCTTTCAGATGTAATTGAAAAGATTTGTAAGTACCTGGATATCGACTACTCGTACAATGCAGAAATGGTTGCCGATAAAAAAATCAGTTTAAATGTATCGAATAAGCCACTGAAATACGTGCTCGATAAACTGATGAAAGATTTCTACCTGCTATTTGAAATTGAAGACAACCTGCTGGTAGTGCGCGATTACGTTCCTATCGATGAAAGTATGGAATACGAAAATACCACACAACAATTTGCCAGTACCAACCGTGGTTTTCTATTCGATAATCCACGCGATAAACAAATCACCATAAAATTTAAATCCGCAAGTAATTTAATTATCATTCCGGTAAATATTAACGATTCTGATACGCTGAATTTTATTCTCGACACCGGTGTTCGCTACCCGATTATTACCGAGCTTCCGTTTATTAATAAACTGAATTTGAACTATATGATGCCGGTTAAGGTACAAGGACTTGGCGAAGGAGAATCGCTTACCGCTTACCGCTCGGGGAATAACGTTATGCACATCGACGGATTAACAGCGCGTAACCAGGAAGTACAAATGATCATAGACGAGAACTTCCAGATTTCGCACATGCTCGGTATTCCTGTTCACGGATTAATCGGCTTTAACCTGTTTAAAGATTACATTGTAAAAGTTGATTACCTGAATGAAAAACTGGTATTATACAAACCTGAATATTTTAAATACCGCGATCGTAAAAAAGATATTATTATGCCGTTGCATTTTGATGGAAACAAACCGTTTGTACGTACCACAATTGTTACCGACGAAATGAAAGAAGTTCCGGTAAAACTATTGGTTGACACCGGCGCCAGCGACGCACTTTGGTTATCAGAAAATTCAGACGAGCGTATCAATCTGCCACAACAGCACATTGAAACATTTTTGGGCCGTGGTTTAAATGGCGACCTGTATGGAACAAAAGGACGTATCGATGCCATTTGGGTTGGACCACTACTGCTTACAAAACCAATTGTAGCCTTTCCGAATTCGAAACAAATAGACAGTTTGATTTCGGTGAACGGCAGAAATGGAACCATTGGCGCAGAAATTTTAAGGCGTTTTTATGTTACAATCGACTACAGGAATAGCCGGTTAACACTGCGCCCAAATCATAAAATTAGGGAAGACTTTAATTACAATATGAGTGGAATGGAAGTTACCAACCCAATGCCCGGATTACCCATTTTCACCATTGCCGATATACGCGAAAACTCGCCTGCACACATTGCCGGATTACAGGAAAACGACCAAATTATTCGTATCAACAGCAGTAACCACCAGTCGCTGGAGTTAAACGATATTAATCTGCTGCTTCAAAGCCGCGAAGACAAAAAAATTAAACTCACAGTATTACGAGACGGAGAAGAGTTTAAAACTTCTTTTGAGCTGAAAAAGATGTTTTAA